The DNA window GCCCATGGACGACATGACTTTACTAATCTTTCACTGTGAATATTCGGCCCATCGGGCCCCTCTAATGGCGCGTCATATCCGATCTCAAGACCGTACCATCAACGCAGAGCATTACCCCCGCCTGACCTATCCCGAAATATACATCCTGGATGGCGGCTACAGCGGTTTCTTTGCTGAACACCGAGCAAGGTGTTTCCCGCCGGAATACGTCGAGATGTCTGATGAAAAGCATCAACGTACTTGCGAGAGAGAAATGGGGCGCTTAAAGGCTCGCAAGCCTTTTGGGCGCGCACAAACCTTTGCATTTGGCCAACGGGAAACATATCTACACGATTCTCCCACTGGCCCCCCCTCGCCCTCACTCGCGGAACGCCAATgtctcttcccctctctctatcCCCGATTCGCCCATATTTGGTGAGCGAACAGGGACTCGGCGCATGGTTTCTTATTAGTATTAACCTACTTGGCGCACATTCACATAAAAGTTCTGGCTTGCGATCTATATCGCCACGCCcacttttccttttattGGTTGATGAACTCACTGGAAATTTTAATGTTTGACGACAAAAAGTTACGTTTGGCTTATGACGATGCATTGAGTTTTAATGCCAAAATTACGAAGAGTCCATTGACAGATTCTTTCATGAGCTCCCTATGTCTTCAGTCGGTATTGCTTATTTCTTCACGCTGTTTGGCCGCTCAGAGACTACCGTTTCTTGTCTCATTGTCTGTCTTTTTAAAGATAATGTTTTGTCAGATAATCAGCATGCTGGCAAACAGAATCTGGGAGGCCTTCCAAAGGTCACTAGAACGCTTTAGTCACATGGATCTTGCTTCAATGCCAGGACTGCAAGATATCTCATCCTTGGACTTGACCATCTCTATCGATGAAGAACTCACATCGAGCACTGGACACTACTACGGAACACTTGCTCGTGCTCTTTTCCTGGCTTTTTCATTTATTCATATTTTTCCCTTGTCAGAAATGAACGCCCCAGCATGCAcccttttacttttataccCATGGGGAATGCCTTTCAATTCTTTCGTCTTCCATGTTCATACTTTCACTACAGGAGGCGATGATCATCCCTCTGCTCATTGTAATGAGCCATAGAGCGCGACTAAGCGGACGGCGCTTGTGTTTTCATCTTGTAAAAACTAGTTAGACAGTGAGAGATGTTGCCTAGGAAGTTTTTTTTGGCTGTACATTACGCTATGAGAGAACATAGATGCCTCAGCTAGCTTATAAACGCATTTTAAATATTCGCATGTTACAGTTTGGGGATGAGCTCTACGAATAGACTCTGGTTTGTCTGCCCTAATAGGCATAaagccatggccatcaagaCTCTAGTTGCTATACAAGTGTAGATGCATCAGGGTCACATTGACGGTCAGCCTATGGAACGATTCAATATGAAAAAGCGGCTGGATCTCATTTTGCTATGATCTcactttgccattgccatctgTGTCACTGTGGCACATTGCTCTTCTCTACATTCTTTCCACTTGATGTACGGGCTACGAGTCGAGAATACTACCTACTATTGTTGGTTGATCAAACAGAATCTGCAGTCGTCGTTCAGCGTTACGTCTCACTATCTTGACACTTTACCTACTGAACTCACTACTTATTTACCTGATATTTTAGAGGTGAGTTTGAAtcccctttctctctctctcgtttgACTGCCAAATCCATGAGCTGCCCATGATAATTTGCATCTCTCAGCTTTGATGTTGAGaacatacctaggtacagAAACGACGTTGCCGACTTCTTGTAAGACAAACATTCAATTTATTTATAGAAGATGATGCAACTTTTAATTCTAGTTAATATTTGCTGTTtcttataactttttattaaaccCTTTTCTCCCAAGCAAACGACGAGTGGTAGATTAGCAAAACGAGAGATACCCCATGACCTTGATATTCTGAAAACGCCGAAAGTATGCAGAAGTAAAAAGCACTCAAAATACTACAGAGTAAAATCCCATTCTTTAAACGCCTCTCGGAAAGCTTCAACATCCTTGGTCTCCTCTTCCACAGTCTGCTCGCAGTTCTGCCAGCTGAGTCTGTCCTCCAAGCCCATAAGCTTCGCGAGAACTCTACGCCCAAATTGCAAATCAAAGCGCGCGTCAGAGGCGAGCGGCATAACGAGGGATTTGCCCTTAATCTTATCCTCTCCGTTATCTGCCCAGAACCAGACGCGGAAGAAGTCGCCGGCAGTAGCCAAGTCTTCGACGGCGATGTCTTTGGTTGTGAAGGCTGGGTATTTCAAGTTTTCTGCCTCGACGCGGAAGGCTGCTTCGGCAAGGCCCTTTTGGATGATGTCGGCGGGCACAGCAACGAGCTGCCATATCAAGTGGACGTTGCGGTCCCGGCTAATCTCCCAAGCGACAACGCCGAACTTGTGTGAACTTTTGGAAGCAACCATGGCTTGTATAGATTCTTTAAACCGTGTCATTTCGTTGTACGTCTTGACCGCATCGCTTGTAGGATCTGCTGTGCTACCCATGCTTGCAATGGTTGGGGAATGTGGTAATGGGATAATAATGAAATGGCCAGGGAAGTTCAGACCCTGCTCCTTGAATGTCGTGGAAGTTGGTAGAGGACCTTTTGCGGTAGTAATATAGGCTTCGTCTCCGATGCTACAGCACATGTGGGATGAGATGTTGGGGTTCGATAAACAGAAATAGCACCGGTCAGGACCCGGCGGTGGCGAGACACGACGATTACGTTTATGTCTGCCGTGGTGACCATCGTCGCGATGACCGAACCGACTGTAACCTTCGTCTTGCCTTCCACGTTTGTTGGTGGCTTTGGATGTGAATGGCGACGCCGTAGCGCCAGGAGGCACCGTATTATCGGCTGTGTTGAGAGTAAACGCATACATGGCTTTCGCCTTCTTGTCATTGCCATATGGAGCCATTGAGATGAATCGTGTAGTAGAAATGATGTTTGGATCTTTTTCGGACTGATGAACAAAGGCCTCTCTTTCATAGAAGAATGCTCCTGGAGAAGCCGACAAATGGTATCGGGGCTTCAACGCAGCGCAGAGGTCTGCAATATCCTCGGAACTGCTCACAGCAGCTTGATCGGCAGGCTCGAGCACCAATTTAGACCCGGTCCAAACTTTCGCAGGCCATATGCTTGTCAGCAAGATATCGGTGTTGTTGGCGCCGCGCAAAGCTTTTGCATCGCCCGACGTATGGAAGGGCAAATGCTGCTCTGCCGATTGTCCTCCCACTAGGTTCGGGTCAAGGACTCCGCCGAGCGTTACGATTCTGATCCCATCCGAAGTCTTTGTTATACTGCGCTTCCCCAGATAGTGAAGATTGGGGCATATCTCTTCATCGGCCTCTACTTTCGCAGCGATTTGTGGTGGCAGTGGATGGGTGCCGACGGTGAAGTAGGTGGGGAGAGGAACCTCGATGGATCCGTTTAACAAAGCGGAAATCGTTGCGTCGTCGGAATCGGCAGTGAATGCATCTCCCGTGAGAATCGCTAGAGAGAATTGGTTCTTGGCATGCAGCgttgccagcttcttgaacaCCGATTCAAGCTGGCCATCAAGGCTACCCAGGACGATACTAAAAAACAGGGTTCATTATTAGTAGACATAGCTGGGGTTTATAGAAAATCAGATAACGTACATCTTGGGCGCAGCCATTATATCCAGCCTAGCTGAAGCCTTAATACAAGTTCGGTTTGGGTGGGTGGTGTGGGTTGAGCAAGAGAGCTGGCgaagctggaagaagctggacttGTAAGATGCATGATATAGAGAGAGCTCCTTGCAGGTGAGATGCGCGGACGTGCACCACGCGATGTCAAAAGCTCGGCGCAGCGATAAGCAAATGCGCCTCAAGCGCTATTGGCCAATTGTGCATGGAGCGGGGCGCGGCTAGTGGTTATCGGTTTGGCCGATAATCTACCGACCAAAAAAATTTGGGACTTTTACAGTGGAGTGAAACAGCTCCAGAGTTTGGATGCTTCATTATTGCGGCCGAAAACCTTTTACACAGGTTCACCAGCACCGCCGTCAAGATGCCAGCCCGATCGTCCGGCCGCATCGAGAAGGTGCGGAAGAACAAGCATTCGACGCCCCATCAGAAGAACCACCGATGGGAGTCTTTTTCGACCAAAATCGCAAAGTTCAATTCACTACAGCCTCTGCGCAAAGTTCGACGACATGACCTCGAGACGGAAGACTTGTCTTCGACGACATCCTATCTCCAAAATGGACTGCAAAAATGGGGAGAACTCAACATCTCCCAGCCGTTTTCCTCGTTCAAGAGGGAGGTGTACCCGGTATGCGACAGCTTGCCTCAGATTCTGCATTTTGAGGAACGGATCATGGATTCGCTGGCCAAGTACATCGCAACGCAGGATAAAGAGGGATTGGAGCCGCTGCTCGATCTTCTGACGGCTTTTGCCCACGACTTGGGAATTCGATTTGAGAAGTACTTTGCCCGCAGTCTGGATCTCATCTTGGCAATTGCGGGAAGGCCCCAGCCCGTTGAGGTCATCGAATGGACCTTTGGCGCTCTGGCATTTTTGTTCAAGTACTTGTCCAAACTTCTAGTTCCGGACCTCCGACCAACATATACCGTCATGGCACCTCTTCTTGGAAAAGCCAAGCATCCTCCGTTCATCGCACGGTTCGCTGCCGAAGCAATGAGCTTCCTCGTCAGGAAGGCAGCTGCTCCTTCACTTCGCGAAACGTCTCTCGTTTCTTTCGTGGACCATGTGCGGGACGATATATGCAGTTTGGTTGAGGATCGGCAGTTTATGCTGTATAAAGATGGTATCATGACCATGTTTGCAGAGGCGATTAAAGGAACAGATCGAACTATTCATTCCGCCGGACctgccatcttcgtcgtGCTAATGGATGCTATTCCGAAAGAAGAGTGTACATTGGCTGAAACGACCACATGGACCGACTTGGTCTGTGGCGTCTTGATCAGTGTGATACATCATACCGGCGCAGATACTTTTGGCGAATTCGCAGAAGCAATTTTTGATAGATGCGAAGCTAAAATGAAGGAATCTCATCATGATGATTCCCAATGGTGGACAGTGCCGTACATCAGAATTCTCGGCGTTCTCGCTGGTGTCCGAAAAGGTAGTCGACTTAGTGATTGGCCACGCCTCGTTCGACAACTTGTTGCATTTCTCTCAGTATCGACACGGCCTgtcgaagaagcagccgagAAGAGTGAGAATGACCTTCTTTGGACATCGGTGGTGGCTAATGTGGCAATTACCTGCCATCACGCTCCTATGGATGCACTTATTCCTCAAATTACACGCCTTCTTCAGTCCTTGACGAGAGAGCCATTCATGAGATTATTTATACCCTTTTGCTCGTATTTTAGCGAGCTTGATCCAAGTCGCTTTGGAAGCCTTTTCCGTAATGATTTTCAAAGGTAAGTTGACTTGACCTTATTTGAAAATGGCATGTATTAACATCCTCTTCAGATTCATCGCTACCCATTGGTCCCAAGGACACAATGAAGACATGCTTTGCGTTTTGTTACCACAGATAATCGAAAATAGAGGATTCCCTTCAGCCGGAGAGAAGGATTGCTGCAAGCTCCCTC is part of the Trichoderma atroviride chromosome 1, complete sequence genome and encodes:
- a CDS encoding uncharacterized protein (EggNog:ENOG41~BUSCO:EOG092D18SO), with product MAAPKIIVLGSLDGQLESVFKKLATLHAKNQFSLAILTGDAFTADSDDATISALLNGSIEVPLPTYFTVGTHPLPPQIAAKVEADEEICPNLHYLGKRSITKTSDGIRIVTLGGVLDPNLVGGQSAEQHLPFHTSGDAKALRGANNTDILLTSIWPAKVWTGSKLVLEPADQAAVSSSEDIADLCAALKPRYHLSASPGAFFYEREAFVHQSEKDPNIISTTRFISMAPYGNDKKAKAMYAFTLNTADNTVPPGATASPFTSKATNKRGRQDEGYSRFGHRDDGHHGRHKRNRRVSPPPGPDRCYFCLSNPNISSHMCCSIGDEAYITTAKGPLPTSTTFKEQGLNFPGHFIIIPLPHSPTIASMGSTADPTSDAVKTYNEMTRFKESIQAMVASKSSHKFGVVAWEISRDRNVHLIWQLVAVPADIIQKGLAEAAFRVEAENLKYPAFTTKDIAVEDLATAGDFFRVWFWADNGEDKIKGKSLVMPLASDARFDLQFGRRVLAKLMGLEDRLSWQNCEQTVEEETKDVEAFREAFKEWDFTL